The stretch of DNA CATGAAATATTTAGGGTTGCAAGTTTAGGCCGTATTTTTGGATCCGGAGCCAATATAAACGGTAACCTTAAACCTTGGCCACTGCCAAAACAAAAGCCTCAAACTAAAAATCAGAAACATGCAACTCTGTTGTCATGCAAACAGATCAGTGAAAAGTGGTTTGCAACTTCTACATTTCACCTTTAATTAACGCTCTCTTAAATAACAAACTACAAATAACTTCACAGCAACTgctagattttattttattttgcttaaaagaaaaaaaaatatcacCTCCATCTTCTCATTCATTTCCTGCATCACAACACCGCAAGACTCACCTTTTTTAAACATCCTTTAGCACACGTTTTACACGAGAAACCCCAACAGGAGTGCTTCCCCACTCATCACCATCCACCCTGCACGTGTTGCCAGTCCAGACCGATTTCACAGGCCCAGCTCCAGATTCTGACCATAAAACCTCACCCCCCTCTGAAAGCAACTGCATAGTCAGTATGCAAGATCTGCTGAACTATGCTTGGTAGCCTACAAACTCTGGTGTGTCGTCACATCTGATTTAATTCCAATTGAACAGGTGACGTGATCAAACCAGCTCAATATATACAGCTAGAGCTCAGCATGATGCTGCATGTACACTCAAACTTGTTTATAATTTGGTCATTTCCATTTTTACCAAATaccttttaaatattttttttagattTCCCGCCAGAGGTTTTAGTTATCTATTaagctttaaaaaaaactttaaaagtgCCCTGAAGTACTTTGGATTTCTGATTGCCACCTGAAACCTTGCAGATattttggaaaaataaaacaggTTTGTGGTATTTAACAGTGGAAGTCACAAATGGGCCTCACTTAAATCCAAAGGTGTTGGCGTAAACCTCATTCCCGTTGATAAATGAATCAGCTGTATCAGCTCAACTGTGATCAGCGGAGATTGATTTGTCCTTGCTTCTGGATTTCTTTTGTCGGTACGATGGGCTGGATAAGGACGCCCATGAGTGTTAATATGAAGCTCCAGAGGATGCATGCCAACTCTGGTAATAACTTCAAGCAGTGCCGAGACACCTTCATGAATGCCAACAGATGGTGAGgagcaaaattaaataaaatacaaagttgAAAAAAGAACTCTTAACAGAAGCCCTTATCTTATGTCCACTTTTGGTATTTAttacatcctctctctctctttagaaTATTCCTGCTCATGTTGATTTTGTTACGTCTAAAACTTAAGAACAGATTTAGTTTAATTGCAAAAAGCACTTCCAATGATTAGGAGTAGAATAAAACAGTAGGTTCTGCTCTGCAGGAGCTAGGGCGTTCTTCGCAGATACGTCTGATATTATTTACAGGTACTGCAGGTTTTGTAGGTTTGCCAACAGTGAGTGTTCTGGTGACCAGTAATCTGTGCCAACTGTTCTGGTGTGTTTGGTACAAATGGAAAACAGCTTTTAGATGAAATACAGTTGCTTGCAATGGTCACTAAGATGGCTTAAGGTCCATGTGATGGAGGGAGgatgggagggagggagggagggagaagaGCTCCCCAAACCCTCAGCCTGGCAGCAGTTGTGCAGGTCAAAGTTCAAAGGGTCAAAAAGTAAAAATGAGTGGTGGATTTCCTCTCCAAAAGCTGGAAATCATCAGTCTGTGGTGTGGTCTTCAGGCCTGTTGGCGACACTTTCCCGACGTTGTAAGGAGATGTCACTGCAGAACCAGCCCGACCTGAGGAGAAAACAGAAGGCCACAGCTCTTTAGACAAGACTGTAGGTTTAACCTAAGATGGGTTTGGGGTCCACCAAGTGGTAATTTAGCAGCTGTGAGTCCTTTACAGATGCACCACAGGTCATGCATCTTGTGAGATTGTCTTAAGCAGCCCTGATTGTTTTCAAGATTCGACCAAACAATTATAAATACCTCCATCACTTCTCATCACAAGATGGTTTTAGCTTAAATCTGTGGGATGAAATgacaacttttaatcatgttaatgCATTTTTGTGTCAGCGacgtgttttttgtttttccaaaaGAAAAGCACCAGATCCATTTGAAACATCCTGTCACCTGTTTGGTAAAGCTGCTCCCACTAAAGTGGGACTACGTTAAATGCTCAGATGAAACTTACACTTTATAatcactagggatgtgtattggcgaaattctggtgatacgatacttatcatgatacaggggagacgatacgatatttcacgatatattgcgatacattcagtcaggcaatattagcgatttttaagactaaaattattgtaggaaaattcaataagtggtccaaactgatacttgacatgattaacatgaggtatctgaaccataatagagggatttacatttcagtggtggaaacaaactccattgcacactactgctgactagcggacgacatttgatttgcaccaaaagtaaagaaaatacacaaatgtttacaCGTGAGTTCTtccaaaaaaatcgatacacagcttttgaacatcgatatcatatcacaggaaaaaatattgtgatatattgctatatcgatattttcttacattcctaatAATCACTAACCAGCATCACTCAGCATTTAAAGCAACACCAAAGAGATTTGAActctttaagctattgctttccaaGTGGGTTCCAGTGATTGTTGaggtagaaactttaccaacttcacAATGGACAACACTCTGCAATCCTCTGCTGACTAGTTTAGGTTAGGAATTAAGATTTTTCAGCATcaacaaaaagcacaagaaggagaaaaataaaaatgtagcTGTTATTATTTTCGTTCCACTAAACAAATAAGTAATCCCAGAAAAATTACCTTTTCTGGCCCCATGCTGGGACACTTCCAATTGTACAGATAATACTGCAGATTGCCATCTCCAATCCCAAACTTCAGCTTCTCCAAGAAAGTCTTGTTTTCCATTAGATCCAGTGCATTAAATACATCAAAGCCTTTCTATACGGGCAAAGAAAAACACATTGGTTTGATGCACGTTATAACTTGAGCTGCAGATCTGGGTTTTAATAAGATGTAAACAAACCGATTTGGCAAGGATGAGGGCGTCGGACATCAAGTCAATCAGGGGAGTGGTGGTGTGCACATTGTAGAAGGAATACGCTGCTTTTAGGCTGCGGTGCACAGGGTGATTCATTATAGTAGATGGCAGTGTGTAGAAACTCAGGAAGTCCGTCACTTTGCCCTCGGCCTGCATGGAGAAAACatcaaaaatgaaaaaataagctCTTTTATCTGTAAGAATATTGAATTAAAACACTTTACCTCCACCAGGTATGTGTCGATGATGTTCTCCCGAGGGAGGAACCAGTGTTCCACTTCCTCTTGGTTCATGACAGGCACCAGGTTGAATTGGCTCAGGTACTCACGGAGGAGGCGATGCACCACCGGGATGTCCTTCTTGGTCATCGGTCGCAGACCAGAAGTCTTTGGTGCCTGGAGGAGAAAATACAGTGAACAGGAGGTTCAAAGTATAATGGGGAGCATGTGTAGATTTGTGTCTCTCTGCACACACCTCTGGCAAGCGGTACAACTTCATGGTGCGCTGCATAGTCATGTTTCTGCTCAGGTGGGAGAATTTCACTTCAATTAGTTTTCTTGGGTTCAAAGAGCGATGCCAGTACCTGTGGAAGTTAATGATCATTAAAGCTGTAAAAGATGAAAACTAAGGTTTATTTGCCAGACAAACCTGCACGTGCCCACCGGTTTGGGCAGCACCACTCCTGCAGTGTACACCGCCTGGAAGATACCCTGCAGGTTGACCCTTCTAGTGATCTCTCTGATCAGAACTGGAGCCACTCGCTTGGCGCGAAGCTTCTTGTGGACACAGAGGAAGTTGATCTCAACCATTTTCTTTTCTCTaagaaaaacaaacattaaaaagAAAACGGTTACGTCAGACTTGTATGCTGTGAAATATTCACTGACATTTATGAAGAACTTCCATGACTACTTCAAGGTGTGGATCACTCATTAAACAAATACGTTTGCAGAGGTCTCGAGTAGGAATGAATGACTTGGAAGGTGGTGGGGGAGCTCTGGCGCACCatattcaggaactagaagtgagccgcaTCAGAGCTGAGCGTCAGACGGCAGGTTTAGGATTTTTttctggacatctcacctctgattggataacagcaatgtgactaccactgactctgctctgcaacgttgaggtttaatctccacaaacaacTCAAGCCTGacaaagttctgctgtgtggcggagaTGCTAaaactaacggttagcttctactagctgagatcttctctgccgtttcctggacgctaaaccaacaacagccttcctcgttgtgagtcaagatgggtgagtccatgaatgttcagtgacagtgtgacgtagatctgtcaggattttccaaatcctagagtttcatcatcaattttctatcagaagctaatgcaggagataggtgtaggagattattttcatgttcagcctgcataaaaaactgtGACCtattatcagaaataagatttaaaaatgaGTTTTCAGCGTTCCACACTTTTCAGGTAACTGAGACACAACCTGAACGGTCTACTCAACGCTACAGAGTTTCCTTACATGTCGTAGATGTGGATGTTGGCTGGAATAGCGCTGATAAACCCGACCAGCTTCTGGTTGGAGTTCACTCTTACTCCACAATGCCACTGAGGCAACCAGCCTGGAGGCCGCAGGGCCCTGAGCAGGAAACGGATTTGAAGACCAGTTAAGCAGTGTAATGAGTAACTACATACATTTAAAAATATTCAGTTACTTTAACATTTGCTGCAAGTGTAAAGCTGAAAGTGTTTCATTTGTACCAGAGCAAGAAGTCAGGAGAGTAGTCAAATCTGAACATGTTGTCGTCATCTTCCACATAGTTTTCATTGAGAAGAGTGTAAAGCTCCTTGAGCTGGTTTTAAACCGATAAAAGCAGAAATAAAGCACCAGTAAGTTTTAAATGTTATGAAAATAAACAATTACACAAAAATAATTCATCTTTCCAACATCTGTCATTAGTAGTTATACATTTTTCATTCatgaattaaaaacaaaacatgcaCCGATACACACTAAGGTTGGGTCATTTTCAAGCGATATTCGACAGTCCCAAATAAATGATGACGTGTGATTTTGGCACAGGAGATGTTAAGAGGTTCTGTGGGCCGGCACACTGCATAGAGCGCTCCACCATTCACTAATGTTTTTACTCCCTTTGCAGAAGCAAGCTGCAAGGTCTTCAAATGAGACGTTGCTTCTATCTAAATTTCACTGGCTAGTTGATGCTTCAATAAATCATAAACTGAGCCATAGTTCGTTGACGCTACACACCAGACCAGAGGGTTAGTACTTCTAACCTATCAGCCAATAGCTGATGAATTTGCCTCAGCAGAGAGTGGGTAGCCCTACACCTGCTGGTCCGGGAAGAAGCTAACATTGGATGCTAACAGGGATTATGAGCATCTGAGGAAATTTTTTAATGGTTTCTGCAATCTATTATGTTGGATTGTGAAAGTAAGACCATTGTTGTTGGAGAAGGCTCTATTCTGTCAGTGATATGAGGCTCTGAATGGTGAGTTACACATTATTTTGAATTTCCAAGTGGTTTGACTAAAGCATTTACCATGTCTACAGTTATGGTCGAATCCTTGATTCCGATAGGTCAGTGAAGTCACAAGACTCCCAAATCATATATTCTCAATCActcgcgcgcgtgcacacacacacacgcgcacgcacacacagtagcctcgttaatcttcatgatttcctGTATTAATTGTTGgttattacaatttaaaaaatcTCAGTTGAATatgtcatataggagacacacacagtggtgTTTgacaagtgaaacaaagtttataggatttacagaaagtgtgcaataatcttttaaacaaaattaggcaggtgcataagcTACAcacttcctatagcttccaattcaattcaattcaagtttatttatatagcgccaaatcacgacaagagtcatctcaaggcacttcacatgataaacattcaAATTCAGGtcatttcattaagccaatcagaaataatgtttcctatataaggaacccagcaaattgcatcaagtcactgactagtgtcagtgactttacagcaatcctcatactaaacaagcataaagcgacagtgaagaggaaaactcccttttaacaggaagaaacctccagagaattctggctcagtataagcagccatctaccacgactcactggggatcgagaagacagagcagacacacacacacacacacacacacacacacacacacacacacacacacacacacacacacacacacacacacacacacacacacacacacacacacacacacacacacacacacacacacacacacacacacacacacacacacacacacacacacacacacacacacacacacacacacacacacacacacacacacacacacacacacacacacacacacacacacacacacacacacacacacacacacacacacacacagacagacagacagacagacagacagacagagaggctgaaggtattctggaccattttcttattccagaatgaagctggcttgtccaaatgtgctttagcaaacctcTGTTGGTGCTGTGGgcagagaaaaggcttcctctgcatcactctcacatacagcatctccttgtgtaaagtgcactgaATAGTTGAATGATGCATATCGACTCCATccgcagcaagatgatgttgtatgTCTTTGGTCTGTGGGTTGGCTCGGACtattctcaccattcttcacttctgtttatctgagattgTTCTTgctctgccacttggagccttaacttgaactgtacCTGTGGTCTTCtatttcctcaatatgttcctaactgtggaaacagacagctgaaatctctgaagcccccttcagacaggccatggaaaatggaaatgttcgggactctgtccttaagacctttgtgtctgaatacaaacatccggataaccttttccgtgATTAAactggacgaagcccctagtaacagaacCGGACTCGCcatggacagggtggctgcttcagactggtgaggtcgagttccggacagggaggagggagaggaggggaccgggggacgctgtgcgcacctagattgttcgctcctgtagcatgcggcgaaccatggcagctcgcctcctatgcgcTCCTACGGTACagtctcctagacgcgcgacggagcgcttcaaaccgcttccgtgattcctttaaccattgagtttcatcatccaggtctcttatgcgtctttgtgTGCACATAATTATGCTTaatataagtccgatcagtgagaggaattctatctcttcgtcggccatgtttgactaAATAGCTTTGGTTGGGTAAATGATGCATGTACGCCCGGCGcactatgtttacgcaatatctggtctgacatctgaaacttttccctgctgtgtgaaggcagccgaagggACAAGTTCagatacaaaagtggtgtgtctgaaaacacagttctggttaaaaaccagactgaattgtccacacatattccagaatgtcaatctgaaaagggctagagacagctttctgtatccttcccctaaaccatgacgGTGAACAATCatga from Nothobranchius furzeri strain GRZ-AD chromosome 5, NfurGRZ-RIMD1, whole genome shotgun sequence encodes:
- the nmt1a gene encoding glycylpeptide N-tetradecanoyltransferase 1 — encoded protein: MADENETAPMPEKEDVEDHGHCSDCENEEHQFDDGERGLGGDTGAKKKKKKQKKKKKSGATEEAPDPLAKVNSLPADKLQEIQKAIELFSVGQGPAKTMEEASRRSYQFWDTQPVPKLGETVTSHGSIEPDKDHIREEPYSLPQGFIWDTLDLGSPAVLKELYTLLNENYVEDDDNMFRFDYSPDFLLWALRPPGWLPQWHCGVRVNSNQKLVGFISAIPANIHIYDIEKKMVEINFLCVHKKLRAKRVAPVLIREITRRVNLQGIFQAVYTAGVVLPKPVGTCRYWHRSLNPRKLIEVKFSHLSRNMTMQRTMKLYRLPEAPKTSGLRPMTKKDIPVVHRLLREYLSQFNLVPVMNQEEVEHWFLPRENIIDTYLVEAEGKVTDFLSFYTLPSTIMNHPVHRSLKAAYSFYNVHTTTPLIDLMSDALILAKSKGFDVFNALDLMENKTFLEKLKFGIGDGNLQYYLYNWKCPSMGPEKVGLVLQ